The Candidatus Obscuribacter sp. region GTGCCTTGTCGCTCTCGTTATGCTTTTGAAAAATTGCGAGCATGGCACAAAGGGCAATAGCTAGAGTAATGGCTGATACCAGCTGTGGTACTGGCATGCCGAGGAAGTATGAGACTGTATCTACTCTAAATGGCTCGATTGTGATGCGTCCAATTGAGTAAAGCGCCAGGTAAGTAAAAAACGTCATGCCCGGATACTGTCTGGTACGCTGCACCACAAAAAAGTAAATCAAGATAAATGTGACAAGGTTCCAGATAGACTCATATAAAAAAGTGGGGTGAAAGTATTCATAGGAATGATACTGCAAATTACGACTGGCTTGAGGGATATATAGCTTAAGCGGAAAACTCTCGCCGACAGGCAGTCCGTAGGCTTCTGAGTTAAAGAAATTGCCCCAGCGCCCCACTGCCTGAGCCAGTGGAATAGCTGCTCCCATCACATCGGCATAGGGCCAGAATGGTAGTTTTTGACTGCGCAAATAAAAATAGGCGGCGATGATACCACCAATGATACCGCCGTGAATTGAAAGTCCGCCATTCCAGATGGCAAACATGCCGGCTGGATTGCCAGCAAAGTTGTCGAGGCTAAGTAACACATAGTAGGCCCGCGCGCCTAAAATCCCCGCTATAAAGCTCCAGAGCGCAAGAGAAATCAGGTTGTCTACATTGAGTGCTAGCTTTTTGGCTAACTTGGCGGCAGCAATTAGCGCCAGAATAAATCCAAGCGCAATCATTACACCGTAGTAGCGGATAGTCAGTGGACCTAGCTGGCAGATGATTGCCCCTGGGGATGCTAGGTACATTTACTAGTCCTGTACTGGATCAATATGGCGCGCGACCATTAGGATATTTGCCA contains the following coding sequences:
- a CDS encoding prolipoprotein diacylglyceryl transferase, which codes for MYLASPGAIICQLGPLTIRYYGVMIALGFILALIAAAKLAKKLALNVDNLISLALWSFIAGILGARAYYVLLSLDNFAGNPAGMFAIWNGGLSIHGGIIGGIIAAYFYLRSQKLPFWPYADVMGAAIPLAQAVGRWGNFFNSEAYGLPVGESFPLKLYIPQASRNLQYHSYEYFHPTFLYESIWNLVTFILIYFFVVQRTRQYPGMTFFTYLALYSIGRITIEPFRVDTVSYFLGMPVPQLVSAITLAIALCAMLAIFQKHNESDKAQDVINS